AAGCTTATGAAGCCAGAATTATTGAGCTGGATAAAAAATTTGCTTCTAAAGGGTATCCGGTGATAGCAATCAATCCAAATGATGCAACGGCTTATCCTGAAGATTCATTTGATAATATGAAGAAGCGTTCAACTGAAAAGAAATATACTTTTCCTTATCTCTTAGACGATTCTCAGGCAATTGCCAGAGCTTATGGTGCAACCAAAACACCTCATGTTTTTGTTTTAAGCAAAACATCAGGTGGTGGTATAGTTGAATACATTGGTGCAATAGACAATGATACTGAGGGTTCTGACGAATCAAAAGTTAAGTATGTTGAAAATGCTGTTAACGCTTTATTAACTAATAAAAAACCAGAAACTACACTTACTAAAGCTGTTGGCTGCGGTATAAAATGGAAATCGATTTAGTTTATATGTTAATTAAACTATCCGTTTCAAACTAGTAAACCTGAAAAAAGTTTTATCTTTGGGTCCCGGACAAACCGGGATCTTTTTTTTCTTCAAGTCCATTAATAGCACGTCTTTTTCTGTTACAATGAATTTAAAATTAAAACGTCCTCTCGCTTTCTTTGATCTTGAAACCACTGGAGTAAATGTTGCATCCGATCGCATTGTAGAAATTGCAATTTTGAAGGTGATGCCAAATGGCTCTATTGAAATGAAAACTCGGAGAGTTAACCCTGAAATGACAATTCCAATAGAATCTTCGCTAATTCATGGAATTTATGATGAGGATGTTAAAGATGAACCAACATTTAAGCAGGTTGCTAAAAGTTTAGCTCAATTTTTAGAAAACGCCGATTTAGGCGGTTATAATTCTAATAAGTTTGATGTTCCGCTTTTAATGGAAGAGTTTTTACGGGCAGGAGTGGAGTTTGATATTGAAGGGCGTAAGCTGGTAGATGTTCAGAACATTTTTCACCAAATGGAGCAGCGAACCTTAAAGGCTGCTTATAAATTCTATTGTGGTAAGGAAATAGAGAATCATCATTCCGCCGAAGCTGACATTAAAGCTACCTATGAGGTTCTTTTGGCTCAGCTTGTGAAATATAAAGATGTAGAATATGAAGATAAAGCGGGAAATAAATCTATTCCTGTAGTTAACGATGTTGATGCACTACACAAATTTACATATGTGCGTGATGTGGTTGACTTTGCTGGAAGAATGATTTATGATGAGCAAGGAAAAGAAGTATTCAATTTTGGGAAACATAAAGGCAAACGTGTAGATGATGTCTTCTCGTTTGAACCTACTTATTATGATTGGATGATGAATGGAGATTTTCCGTTGTACACCAAGAAAAAACTTACTGAGATACGACTGAGAAACGCATTTAAGAAAAATAAATAGTTAAAGCAAAAGGCTCATTGTAACACACTTTGAGCCTTTTGTTTTATGTAGTAATTAATTTCTAAAGGTTAATTAGGAAGCTTTTCAAAAATATTCATAATTAGTTCTTCATTGATTGGCTTAATGTAAAAGCCTGCAACATCTGAATATTGCTTGGCCTTTATCTGATCTTCTTCTTGTATTGAAGATGTTATCAGGAAAATTGGGATTTTTTTGTTAATCCAAGGGCTTAATTTTTGGAATTCATCTAAAAAACTCCATCCATCCATTATTGGCATATTAATATCAAGCATAATTAAATCGGGGAGTTGCCCGCTGTCATCGGTAGAATTTTTTAAGTATTCTAAGGCTGTATTGGCATCAGCGAATATTTGGGTGTTTTTAGCCAGAGAACGGGCCTTAGCATAAGTTTTTATGATAAATTGGCAAATTCTGTCGTCGTCAATGATGCATAAGTTGTCAATGATTTTCATGGTAATTAAAGATGAGCGTGAATTTTATTCCGAAAGTTTCATTACTTTCTGCAAATATTTTACCACCCATTGCTTCAACATGTTTTTTAGTTAGAAATAACCCTACTCCTTTGGCATCTTTATTTTCATGAAATGTCTTGTGAAGACCAAATAAATTCCTCGAGTTACGTTCAAGATTTATCCCTTTTCCATTGTCAGAAATCTCCATAATTTCCAGATTATCACGTGAGTAAGTTCTTAATTTAATTATTAATTTTCGTTCATCGGAGCGATATTTTAATGAATTGGACAGCAAGTTTTGTAAGATACTTTTCATGTAAGAACCTGAATATTCAATCTCTTCTAGCTCGAAATCGGTGGTTAAATCAAAATCAAAATCCTTCACTTTTCCCAAAAGATTCACTAAAACTGCATTGAAAATTTCCCTAAATCGAATCCGTTCTTTTTTTAATTCTGATCTTTCTTTTATATCCAGTGCTGTTCCAATAGTATTAATGGTATCTAAAAGACTATACGTTAAATTTCTAAATTGTTCTGAAAATACATCAATTTGTTCTTTTGAATCAACAACACCTGAATCATTTAATTCGAGCAATCCGATCATGCTGCCAACGGGAGCCCGCAAGTTATGTGAAATTAAATAAGCGAATTCATTTAGTTGCTCGTTTTGATATTTGAGTTTGGAGATCAGGTTCTCCTTAATTTTTATCTGTTCCTCCAGTTCTGAGAGTGCTTTTTTCTGGGAGTCAATATTTCTAACCAGGACTAGGTAATATTCAAATACATCATCTTCATTGAATTTAGCTTGTGATGCTATCTCTACCCAGATTCTTGTTCCATTCTTTTGCAATAGCTCTTTTTCATAGGTAAAGTGGGATTTTTCCTTGTTTAGCAATTTTTCATAGTGGCTTATTGTTAGTTCTTTATATTCAGGAGCCGAAAACTCCTCCCAATAAGTACCCACCAATTCCCGACGAGTGTATCCTAGTATATCAGCAAATTGTTGATTTAATTCAAGCAAATAGCCATGTCGAGAGAAGGCAACACCTATTAATTGGGTGTTAAATAATGTATTTAACTTATTGTCTTCCCAGACCGATTTGTTAAAAAGAGCTTTAGATGACTTCATGTTTCCAATAAATTAGTTTCAATTTAGTCAAACTAAAGCAATAAGTATACAAAATTAGTAGAGTATTGTTGATAAAAACGTTTATGTGTATTAATTGCTGTAAATCAATGTATTAAATTTTTAAAAAAACTAGTTGGATGGGTTATTCTTGGTAGTTGGTTAGAAAGTCTATATTCCGTTGTAAACCTGAAAGTTTGGTGCGTTTTACTGCTGATTTTTTAAATACTTTTTTAAAAAGCTCATCAGTAATTTCAAGCCAATCATTTTTTTTTAGACCTAAAAGATCAGGATGAGGATTAAATGCTGGTTCACTGTGAGTTACTGAAAATCTGTTCCATGGACACACATCTTGGCAAACATCGCAACCGAACATCCAATTATCCATCTTTCCTTTAAATTCAGAAGGAATTTCATTCTTAAGCTCGATTGTTAGGTATGAAATACATTTACTACCATCTACAATATACGAAGAAGTTATGGCCTGAGTAGGGCAAGCATCAATGCATCGGGTACACCGCCCACAATGATCGGCAATAGGATGGTCATATTCAAAATCAAGGTCAACAACGAGTTCAGCCAAAAAGAAAAAGGAACCGCGCTTTTTGCTTAAGATATTACTGTGTTTTCCCATCCAGCCTAAGCCGGCTTTTTGAGCCCAAGCTTTATCCATTATAGGCGCTGAGTCAACAAAAGCTCGTCCATTTACTTCCCCTATGTTTTCGTTTATAAAGTGAAGTAGCTCTTTCAATTTATCTTTAATTACAAAATGATAATCAGTGCCATATGCATATTTAGAGATTTTAGGAGCTTCAAGATCCGTTTGTGCCGTATCATTAAAATAATTGAGAGAGAGGGAAATGACCGATTTGGCGCCTTCAACAAGCTTTCTAGGGTCAAGTCGCATGTCAAAATAGTTTTCCATATATTTCATTTCGCCATGTTTGCCCTGACTTAGCCAGGCCTCTAACCGAGGAGCCTCGGTCTCCAGAAATTCGGCCTTGGCCATACCGCAATGCAAAAAGCCCAAACGTTTCGCCTCAGCTTTTATTAATTGCGTATATTTTTCCTTCAATGTCATTTCTGCACAAAAATAATGATGTTTTATAAACCGCCCTCAAAACTTTTGCACGAGAAATGAAAAATAGTTTGAAAATGATTTTTTTAGTTTTTATATTTTCATTGTAATTGTAATTAGGGAGGAGGGAGGTGTATAGAAACATCAGGCCGATTTAGCTCAGCAGGTAGAGCGTCTCATTCGTAACGAGAAGGTCGCAGGTTCGAAACCCGTAATCGGCTCAAAAAGCTTCATTTAAAGAAATGTAAAAACCGGAAGATCGTTTTTCTCCCATGTTTTTATTTCCAACACCGTAATCAAACCTTAGGGTCATACGCGAGTGCGGTTCAAACATGTACCTAAAACCTCCGCCATAATTGGGTTTGAAATCATTAAAACTAAAATCACCGTTATCAAATACTAAGCCTGTTCCAATAAATCCGGCAAAGCTCAAACGTGATAACGAAAACCAACCATGGTCTTTTTGTTTCCCCCATGGTCTATATCGAAACTCTCCCTGGGTGGCAAGCATGTTTTTATCTCGAAATCTACCCGTATAATATCCGCGTAAGATCTGATCTCCACCAATATATGGCAAATAATAAAATGGAGCTTCATCTCCTTGGGTGGTTTGATAAACTAAATGAAAGCCTAAAACTTTGGTTTTATCCAAGCTAATGAGATGTCTTGCATCTAAATTAATCATGCTAAAATGGTATCCGCTAACACCCAAACTTGTCCATCCAACTAGCTGTAAAAAGCTCCCTTGAGTCGTTGAGTTTTCATAGTTTCTATCATCATAAGCGCCACCAATGCCAATTGACATACTTGTACCTCCTTGTTTACCATTGAAATCTCCAGTAGTAAATATTCCTGTCGTATCATCGGGTTTGTAAGTATCATCCTGAAGCCAAAGCCCGATACCTCCATACAGATTTTTACGAAGCTTATGTTTAGCCATACCAGTAAACTTATACCTTGTTGACACAATTAGGTCTTCATCGCTTTGCTTTGTGTCGTTTCCAATTCCGTAGAAAAAAAATGGAAAGTCAGTATAACTAGCAAAACTATTAATATTCAACTTGTTTAGTTTTGTCCAAATACTACCCTGCAAAATTATTTGTGTCTGTTTTTTAGCAGTCCACATGTTAAAACTGTAAGCATAAGAATTACGTGTGGTAGTTGGATCAGGGGCTAGAAAAAAGGTATATATGACGCCTACCCCGTATTGAAATCCTGTTTCTGGTGCGTTGCCAATAACCGGAAAAGGAACCAATTGATTTTTGGGTTTTCCAATACTATCAACTTGTTGAGAAAATGCTGGCCCAACAAGCATGCTAAAAAATAAACAATGAAAGCAAGCTTGATAAATGTGTCTCATCAGATCTTATGTTATCATAAGATAAGTTTTTTAACACAAAAATCAGAAGCGGGAGCAAAATTACCTTGTTAGTATACTCTCTTGTCTAATTTTTTTCTGCAGTTCTATAATGCCGCCTATTAATGCTTCCGGACGTGGAGGGCAACCTTGAACATATACATCAACAGGGATAATGCGGTCAACGCCTTTTACCACGTGATATCCATGCTCCCAATAGGGCCCGCCACAATTTGAACATGAGCCCATTGAAATTACATAACGTGGTTCCGGCATTTGTTCATAGAGGCGCTTTATTCGCTCGGCCATTTTAAAAGTTACCGTTCCGGCAACTATCATAACATCGGCTTGGCGTGGAGAGGGACGGGGAAAAACCCCTAAGCGATCCAAATCATAATTGGCAGCCATCGAACCCATCATTTCAATAGCGCAACAAGCTAAACCAAAACTAACTGGCCATAGCGAAGACAAACGAGCCCAATTAAGCAAATCATCGAGCTTGGTTATAACAACACCATTACTTTCAACCTTATTTATTAATTGTTCCATTAGTGTTAACGCTATTCTTATTCTTTGGGTTGATCTTCAGTTTTATTAATTAAAGCTGCTTTAAAGCGAGGTTTGTACCCTGTGGCAGGTTTAACTTCATTTTGTTTTTCTTCCTTTTCGGCAATTTCTGAAGAAAGATCTTTCTTTATTTTTGGTAAATCATCCTTAGTTGAGGTGGTTGAATCAGAAGCATCATTTTCCGCTGCTTTTATTACAAGCTGTGGTTTAAATTTGGGTTTATATGGTGCCGCATTTACAACTTCTTCATTGTTTGCCGAAGATTCATCCTTTGCATTGGTACTACTTTCCCTATTTTCTTCAGTTTGTTCTTTTTTTAATAACTGAGGCTTGAACTTGGGTTTATAAGCAACTTTCTCCTTTTCAGTTTCATTAGTCGCCATTTCATTATCGGTATTACCTTGTTCATTGGTTACTTCATCAGGTTCTTTAGCAACAACTCTTGGTTTAAATTTAGGTGTATAAGCAGGCTTAGCTTCAACATTAGCAGATTGCCCATCATTTGAAGTGTTGGTGTCTTCTACTGATTTCTTTGCCAGTTGTGGTTTAAATTTAGGTTTGTACGCTTCTTTTTCCTCTATTGGTGAATCTTTAAATTCACTTATAAGATTCAA
Above is a window of Solitalea lacus DNA encoding:
- a CDS encoding sensor histidine kinase, translating into MKSSKALFNKSVWEDNKLNTLFNTQLIGVAFSRHGYLLELNQQFADILGYTRRELVGTYWEEFSAPEYKELTISHYEKLLNKEKSHFTYEKELLQKNGTRIWVEIASQAKFNEDDVFEYYLVLVRNIDSQKKALSELEEQIKIKENLISKLKYQNEQLNEFAYLISHNLRAPVGSMIGLLELNDSGVVDSKEQIDVFSEQFRNLTYSLLDTINTIGTALDIKERSELKKERIRFREIFNAVLVNLLGKVKDFDFDLTTDFELEEIEYSGSYMKSILQNLLSNSLKYRSDERKLIIKLRTYSRDNLEIMEISDNGKGINLERNSRNLFGLHKTFHENKDAKGVGLFLTKKHVEAMGGKIFAESNETFGIKFTLIFNYHENH
- a CDS encoding NADH-quinone oxidoreductase subunit B, with translation MEQLINKVESNGVVITKLDDLLNWARLSSLWPVSFGLACCAIEMMGSMAANYDLDRLGVFPRPSPRQADVMIVAGTVTFKMAERIKRLYEQMPEPRYVISMGSCSNCGGPYWEHGYHVVKGVDRIIPVDVYVQGCPPRPEALIGGIIELQKKIRQESILTR
- a CDS encoding response regulator, with translation MKIIDNLCIIDDDRICQFIIKTYAKARSLAKNTQIFADANTALEYLKNSTDDSGQLPDLIMLDINMPIMDGWSFLDEFQKLSPWINKKIPIFLITSSIQEEDQIKAKQYSDVAGFYIKPINEELIMNIFEKLPN
- a CDS encoding thioredoxin family protein — its product is MKKLIILTCIALFSFTAFAQGYKVGDKATDFKLKNVNGKTVSMADYKSAKGFIVVFTCNHCPYAKAYEARIIELDKKFASKGYPVIAINPNDATAYPEDSFDNMKKRSTEKKYTFPYLLDDSQAIARAYGATKTPHVFVLSKTSGGGIVEYIGAIDNDTEGSDESKVKYVENAVNALLTNKKPETTLTKAVGCGIKWKSI
- the queG gene encoding tRNA epoxyqueuosine(34) reductase QueG; translation: MTLKEKYTQLIKAEAKRLGFLHCGMAKAEFLETEAPRLEAWLSQGKHGEMKYMENYFDMRLDPRKLVEGAKSVISLSLNYFNDTAQTDLEAPKISKYAYGTDYHFVIKDKLKELLHFINENIGEVNGRAFVDSAPIMDKAWAQKAGLGWMGKHSNILSKKRGSFFFLAELVVDLDFEYDHPIADHCGRCTRCIDACPTQAITSSYIVDGSKCISYLTIELKNEIPSEFKGKMDNWMFGCDVCQDVCPWNRFSVTHSEPAFNPHPDLLGLKKNDWLEITDELFKKVFKKSAVKRTKLSGLQRNIDFLTNYQE